The genomic segment CCGCGATGCTCTGCACGAGCGAAAGCGGGGCCAGCGCCAGCGCCGTGGCGTAGATCAGGAACCCGCCGGCTTCCATCGCGAAGCCCAGAGCCCAGGGGCGGCTGGTCACGAGCAGCGTCAGGGAGTGCAACGGGCGGCGCATCGAGAGACATGGCAGCGCCGCGGCCGCGTCGTGCTCGCGCAGGTAACCGACGTTCGTCAGGGTGGTCGACACGAGCGCCAGCGCGAGACCGGCGCCGGTTGAGAGACTCACCCGCGCCGGAAGTCAGACTCGACGAGCGGCAGCATGGTGATCGAGCCTAGGCCGGTCCCGCCCCGAGGCGGACGCCGGATCGATATCGGTCGATCGTCCGTTCTTCTTGCGGCTGGGTGAGACGGAGCAATGCTCCGTCGCGGTGCTCCGCCCCGACTACATCCACGTACGCGACGCCTTTACGCCGAGGGCCGTCGACCGCGCGGCGATCTTCGTCCCCGCACCGCAAACGGCCGAGACGGCCTGAAGGAGGAACCGAAATGGCACGAATCTCACGAGGCTTTCACGGGAGGCGCCCGGAGGTCGATCCTGACCGGGTGCCTCCGGGGCAATACGTCACGCAGGACTTCCCCGTGCTCTCGGCGGGGCCGACGCCTCACACCCCGCTCGACGAGTGGAGCTTCTCGATCCTCGGTGCGGTGGAAAAGCCTGTGAACTGGTTGTGGGATGAGTTCAAGGCGCTGCCGTCCGAGACGTTCACAGCGGACATCCACTGCGTGACCAAGTGGTCCAAGCTCGACACAACCTGGACGGGCGTCTCGCTCGACACACTGCTCGAACAGGCCGAGCCGAAGGCGAAGTTCGTGCTCGCGTTTTGCGACGGTGGCTACACCACGAACGTACCGCTCGCCGATCTTCTCGGCGGGCGAGCGTGGATCGCGTACGAGTACGACGGCCAGCCGCTCGAGCCGGAGCACGGTGGACCGGCGCGGCTGCTCGTCCCCCACCTCTACTTCTGGAAGAGCGCCAAATGGGTGCGCGGAATCGAGCTCCACGACCATGACGAGCCCGGCTTCTGGGAGCGCTACGGCTACCACAACTACGGCGACCCTTGGAAAGAGCAGCGCTATTGGAACGACTGACCGCGCGTGGACCGGCTGTGGTGTGGCGGTACGGAACCGTCACAGCCCTGATCGACGAGACACCGCACGCCAAGACGATCGAGCTCGAAGTGCCCGACTGGCCGGGACATGCGGCCGGTCAGCACGTCGACGTCCGCCTCACCGCCGATGACGGCTATCAGGCGCAGCGCTCATATTCGATCGCGTCCGCCCCGGAAGAGCCGCGTCTGGCGCTGACGGTGGAGCGGATCGACGACGGCGAGGTTTCGCCCTACCTCACGGGCGAGCTTCGCCTCGGCGACGAGCTCGAGCTGCGGGGACCGATCGGCGGGCACTTCACGTGGCGCGCCGACGACGACGGCCCACTCCTCCTGATCGCCGGCGGATCAGGCCTTGTTCCCCTGATGGCGATGCTCCGTCATCGCGCTGCGCGCTCGAGCGAAGTCGACGCGCGGCTGCTCGTTTCCGCACGCTCGCTTGACGACGCCCTGTACCGCGACGAACTCGAAACCCTGGCGGCATCCGACGGAGTCCTTCTCCATCACACGTTCACCCGCGAGCCGCCGGTCGGCTGGACCGGGTTCGCGAGGCGCATCGACGCAGACATGCTGAGGGCCGTAGGGCCGTCACCGACAGCGCGGCCGCGCATCTTCGTCTGCGGTCCCACGGCGTTCGTAGAGCGAGCTGACGACCTGCTCGTCGAGCTTGGGCACGATCCGGCGACGATCCGGTCCGAGCGCTTCGGTCCCACAGGAGGATGAGATGAACGAACAGGCATTGTGGCTGGACGGAAACGCGCTCGGCGGTCTCCTGCAAGAACTCTTCGCCACCGAGCTCACCGACGCGCCGCACGGCTGTGCGTCGTGCGGCGCCGTGCGGGCAATCGGCGCTCATCGCCTCTACCGCGGGGCGGGTCTGGTGCTCCGCTGCCCGGATTGTTCTGGCATCGCGCTGGTGGTGGCGACGGCTCCGGACCGGCACATCGTCCAACTGTCCGGCGCATGGCGCATGGAGATGCCCCGCACTGTCTGATCGGCCCGCCCTATCGGGCGGTTGCACAGCGCTGTTGCGGCGGCCCGGCGCCGACCGCATCGTGGGGGGTCCGTCACTACCTCGAGCGGCGCAGCTCGCCGCTCACCCGAACTCCTGAAGGAGAAGATCATGGAAGAAGTCGAACAGTCCGGGCACCGGACGGACCGCCGTTCGTTCCTGCTAGCGGGTGCAGCGGTCGGAGCCGGCGCCATCGGCGCGAGCCGCCTGCTCACCGCTCTGCCAGCGTCCGCCAGCGGAGGGCTCACGAAGGGAGACGTGGCCATTCTGCAGTTCCTCGCCGCGGCCGAACTTCTCGAGGCGGACCTGTGGGAGCAGTACAACGAGCTCGGCGGGATCCAGGACAGCGAACGCCCTGGTGGCACCGGGAACAAGGCTTACACCAGAGCCCTGTCGGTGCTGGACAAGGACATCCCCCAGTACATCCACGACAACGCCGATGACGAACTGAGCCACGCGAGCTTCATCAACGCGTATCTGGAGGCCAACGGCGCGGATCCCATCAACCTGGACAAGTTCCGCACGGTGCCCGGCAGCAAGGCGACCGGCGCTCGTCAGATCGGCCGCTTGACCAACCTGATGGAGCTGACCATCGACACCAGTTGGTGGACGCGCTACCGCAGCGATTCGAAGAATCCGGACCTGGGTGACACCCTGCCGCAGGCAGTCCCCGACCTGGCTGTGGGAAAGCACCCGGCCATCCCGCGCAGCGACGACGATCTGACACCGCGGAAGCACCTGCAGGCAATCGCAAACACGGCGGCCTTCCACTTCGGCACGATCGAACAGGGTGGGACGAGCCTCTACGCCTCCCTCGCGCAGCGAGTGACGAATCCTGAGGTGCTGCGCATCCTGCTCAGCATCGGCCCCACGGAGACGATGCACTTCCAGACGTGGCAGGACAAGGCCGGCAACGCTCCGCCACTGACCGATCCCACCACCGGGCTCACGTTCCCCGATCTGAACGCGAGAGGGCCGCTGTTCAACCCCAACCGGATCATGCCCGAGCCAACGAGCTTCCTCGATCGGAAGTTCCCGAGCTGCTCGATCATCCGGCCCACGGGCACCGAGGGCGCTGCCCTCGGCGCGGCGAAGTTCCTCACCGCGATGGGGCTGTTCAACGGACAGTCGCCAGATTTCTTCGCGGGCGTCAAGGCGCTCGCGGAGGCCGCGGACGCCGCGCAGCGTCAGTAACGAGCGTCGCCGCTGGAGCACGACGAGGGGCCCGCTTGAGCGGGCCCCTCGAGGGCTCGCCTTCGGATCGCTCGCAACCACTCCGTCCTGATGAGGTTGCTCCCAGGTCGGATGATCCGCCAGTAGCGGCTCATCAGCCTCTGTGTTTCCTCGTCGGTCGCAACGAAGCGCGTCTCAGTCGTCAGGAGGATTTCTGCACCTCTCGGATCGAGGCGGAACCCGACGACGGCCTTCGCAAATCCGGGCTCGCTGAACGTAAGGAACTCCCCGGGCGAGCTGAAGAGGACCGGCTCGTTTCCGGCAAGTCGCCAGAAACCCCCGATCGCGCCGGCTACGGCTTCTTCGGGCGGTCGGGCGCCCAGCAATACAGCGCCGCGCGTGAAGCTAAGAAGTAGGGGCGCCTCGACGCTCGGTACGTCGAGTCGCCCAGTCGTCACCAAGCGGGGCAGTGCGCGGATGAACTCGAGCTCGCGTAGGAAGTGCACTTCCCTTACGGTCACCGCCTCGACAGCTGTGAACACGGCCTGAGCCGGAGCAGGGACCTCGATCGCATGCTGCAAGCGCGTGTCGAAGCGCGGCATGAACTGCTCGAGCAGGGATACCCGACCACCGTCATCAGTCGCCATCCGCCTAGGTTTGCCGTCTGCGGGGCAGGAGCGATAGCGATGCGTTACCGGGCGATTGCCCAGCGTGCTTGAGCCAGTCCTGTGCGCACTTACAGTCGGGCAACTACCCGACCCGCAAGGACGACGCATGATCGAGAGCATCCTCAGCCCCACGCATCTTCTCCTTATCTTGGTCGTCGCGCTGATCGTGCTTGGCCCCAAGCGACTGCCGGAGGCAGGGCGCGGGCTTGGCTCGGCGATCCGCGGCTTCAAGGACTCGCTCTCCACGACCGACCGGAGCGAGGAGCAGCCCGCGATCCAGCCCTCGCGCGAGCCCGATCACACGCCCGGCGCATAAGCCGTAGCAGGGCGCGATCCGAATGGAAGCGTTCCCGCTACGAGCCGTCGCCCACGACGAGCACCTCACGCTGACGGAGCATCTCGGCGAGCTGCGAGTGCGGCTCCTGATGAGCGTGGCGGTGCTGACGGTGCTGTTCGCAGGGTCTCTGTGGCAGAGCCGCTCGCTCCTCCACGTCCTCAACGTGCCGCTGGCCCAGCTCAGAACCAGCTCGGCGGCGCAAGGTGCCCACGGCGAGCTGCCCCGAGCGCTGGCGCGCAGCGCCGGCGCGTTCACGCGGCTCGCGCACGCTCCCTCCCTCGCCCCGGCCGACCAACGCGCCGCGCTCAATGCGGCCCGCTCTCTCGCGGCCGCCAGCCAGTCGCTCGCGCGCCCAGACGCCCGCGCGCCGATTACGCTCGGGCTTGGGGAGCCGTTCTCCACCTCGGTCACGGTCGCCTTCGCATTCGCGCTTCTGCTCGGCCTGCCGTTCCTGCTGATCCAGGCGTGGGCGTTCATCTCCCCGGCGATCGCTCCCGCCGAGCGGCGCGCGGTGCGGCCGCTCCTGGTGTGCGCGCCGGTGCTCTTCGCCACCGGTGTTGCGTTCGCCTACTTCCTGGTCCTTCCGCCGGCCGTGAAGTTCCTGCAGGGCTTCAATCACGGCGCCTTCGACGTCCTGGTTCAGGCGCGCGCCTACTACCGCTTCGAGCTCATGACCATGCTCGCGCTCGGCGCGATGTTCGAGATTCCCGTCCTACTGCTGGCCCTCGGTCGGGTGGGCGTTCTCAGCTCGGCCACCTTGCGCCGCTATCGCCGCTACGCGATCGTCGGGCTCTCCGTCCTAGGAGCGCTTTTGCCCGGCACCGATCCCGTGACCACTCTGCTCGAAACGCTGCCGCTCTTCGGCCTGTATGAGGCCACGATCGTCTTGCTTCGCTTGAGCGAGCGCCGGCGCAGCCGGCGGCAGGCGCTCTCCGGATAAGGCGCGCCGCTCGCGATACGGCCGTCCCGTCAGGGAATCCCTGGCGCGGGATCGTCGTTGCCGAGCGGCTCTGGGGGGACGGGGCCGTCGCCCACCCACTCCACGTCAGCGTCGAGTGGCGACGCGTCGGCGAAGATCAGGCCGGGGTCGTCGGGTGGGTTGTCGGCCTGCGCCACGCCGAGCGGCACCGCCCTGCCTGCGGGCGGGGGCCCCGGCGAGGGCAGGGGCAGCGGCTCGATCGCGTCGAGGGCATCGGCCACTCGCCGGTCGCCATCGACGACATTCACGAACTGGCGAGCGAGGTGAGGCCGCTCGAGGGCGTCCACGATCGCCAGCGCCGCCGCATCGCGGCCCGTCGTGAGCGGAGCGCCGGCACGCACCACAGTCGAAATTCGCCCGTGGCCGGGACGCTCGGTGAGCTGGCCGAAGCGCAGGACCGTCCACGGCAGCCCGAGCGTCGCCAGCCGCCGTTCCGCGTAGTGCTTTGCGGCGAGGAACTCGCCTAGGGCGCCGTTGCGCCGCTCGGGCCGGTCGGCGCCGACAACGCTCGACAGCACGAAGTGCATGAAGTCGTAGCGATCGGCCGCCTCCGCTAGCTTTGCCGCAGCGCCCGCGTCGATCGAACCCAGCTCGGAGCGGTATCGCGCGGCGGCAGCGAACACGGCGGCGTCGCAGCCTTCCGCCGTCCACTCGACGTCCTGGCTCAAGTCGGCGACCACCGTCTCGGCGCCGGCGTCCTGCAGCAGCGCTGCCTGGGCCGGCGTGCGGACAAGGGCCCTGACACGGTGTCCGCGGCGAAGCAGCAAACCCACGACGCGGCTACCAAGCCGGCCGTGGGCACCCGCAACCAGCACGATCACGATGCTTCTCTGTCGGCGGCTGGGTCGACGGCTTCGGCGAGCAACGCGCGGATGGCGTGTTCGGTACGACCGTAATTACCCTCGCCGATCTGCGTGTAGCGAATGCGACCGGCGCGATCGATCAGGTGGATCGTCGGCCAGTACCGGATTCCGTACGCGTTCCAAGCGGCGAAGCCGTTGTCGACTCCGACGGGATATTCGAGGCCCTGATCCCGCACGGCATGCTCGACGTTTTGAACGGATGCCTCGAAGGCGAACTCGGGAGTGTGAAGTCCGACGACCGTGAGCTCAGGTTGATACCGACGGTGCATCTGGCGCAGGAACGGGAGGGTGCGCTGGCAGTTCACGCACGCGAAGGTCCAGAACTCGAGCAGGACGACGCGATCCCGAAGGGCCGCCAGTCTCAGCGGCTCCCCGTCCGGGGTGTTGAACCACGGCTCGACGCCGATCAGTTCCGGGGCGCGGCGGAGGACAGGCAGCCGACTTGCAGCATCCTCGTCCGCGGACGCCTCGGAGTTGTCTCGCGAAAGGAAGCTCATGGCGGTTCATCGTGACCGGCGGATGAGGTCCGGCAATCTCGTCGGACGATTGACCGATAGTCCACGCGGCTTGAGCCGGGCGTGAGTCTCGGCGAGCGTTGAGGGCCTGCAAACCGAGGGAGGATGACAATGACAGACCGACTAATCGCGGTCAGCCCGTTCAAGCGGATACTGCTGCTCGGTGCACTCGCCGGCTCGCTCGCGGGCCTGATGATGGCCGGCGTCGAGATGATCTACGGCTGGGCCTCACCGGAGCACACCCTCTGGGATGCGCCCATGGCGATTTGGGCATATATCGGCGGACTCAACCACTTCGGCCATCCGGCAAATCACATTGGGCCGATCGTGCTCGGCATCGGCGGGCACATGATGAACGCGATCTTCGTCGCGATTGTGTTCGTGGCCCTGATGCGGATTCTGAAAGAGCCACCCGCCGCGGTGGCGCTGGTACTGGGCATCGCCTATGGCCTCGGACTTTGGGCGCTGCAGCGCTACGTGACGCTGCCGATCAGCAAACCCGAGGACACGCTCTTCACCACCGGCAGGGTCAGCCCGCAGTGGGTTTGGTGGCTCGCCCACCTG from the Thermoleophilaceae bacterium genome contains:
- a CDS encoding sulfite oxidase-like oxidoreductase encodes the protein MARISRGFHGRRPEVDPDRVPPGQYVTQDFPVLSAGPTPHTPLDEWSFSILGAVEKPVNWLWDEFKALPSETFTADIHCVTKWSKLDTTWTGVSLDTLLEQAEPKAKFVLAFCDGGYTTNVPLADLLGGRAWIAYEYDGQPLEPEHGGPARLLVPHLYFWKSAKWVRGIELHDHDEPGFWERYGYHNYGDPWKEQRYWND
- a CDS encoding ferredoxin reductase, yielding MWRYGTVTALIDETPHAKTIELEVPDWPGHAAGQHVDVRLTADDGYQAQRSYSIASAPEEPRLALTVERIDDGEVSPYLTGELRLGDELELRGPIGGHFTWRADDDGPLLLIAGGSGLVPLMAMLRHRAARSSEVDARLLVSARSLDDALYRDELETLAASDGVLLHHTFTREPPVGWTGFARRIDADMLRAVGPSPTARPRIFVCGPTAFVERADDLLVELGHDPATIRSERFGPTGG
- a CDS encoding DUF6510 family protein; this encodes MNEQALWLDGNALGGLLQELFATELTDAPHGCASCGAVRAIGAHRLYRGAGLVLRCPDCSGIALVVATAPDRHIVQLSGAWRMEMPRTV
- a CDS encoding ferritin-like domain-containing protein, with the protein product MEEVEQSGHRTDRRSFLLAGAAVGAGAIGASRLLTALPASASGGLTKGDVAILQFLAAAELLEADLWEQYNELGGIQDSERPGGTGNKAYTRALSVLDKDIPQYIHDNADDELSHASFINAYLEANGADPINLDKFRTVPGSKATGARQIGRLTNLMELTIDTSWWTRYRSDSKNPDLGDTLPQAVPDLAVGKHPAIPRSDDDLTPRKHLQAIANTAAFHFGTIEQGGTSLYASLAQRVTNPEVLRILLSIGPTETMHFQTWQDKAGNAPPLTDPTTGLTFPDLNARGPLFNPNRIMPEPTSFLDRKFPSCSIIRPTGTEGAALGAAKFLTAMGLFNGQSPDFFAGVKALAEAADAAQRQ
- the tatA gene encoding twin-arginine translocase TatA/TatE family subunit; translation: MIESILSPTHLLLILVVALIVLGPKRLPEAGRGLGSAIRGFKDSLSTTDRSEEQPAIQPSREPDHTPGA
- the tatC gene encoding twin-arginine translocase subunit TatC, which gives rise to MEAFPLRAVAHDEHLTLTEHLGELRVRLLMSVAVLTVLFAGSLWQSRSLLHVLNVPLAQLRTSSAAQGAHGELPRALARSAGAFTRLAHAPSLAPADQRAALNAARSLAAASQSLARPDARAPITLGLGEPFSTSVTVAFAFALLLGLPFLLIQAWAFISPAIAPAERRAVRPLLVCAPVLFATGVAFAYFLVLPPAVKFLQGFNHGAFDVLVQARAYYRFELMTMLALGAMFEIPVLLLALGRVGVLSSATLRRYRRYAIVGLSVLGALLPGTDPVTTLLETLPLFGLYEATIVLLRLSERRRSRRQALSG
- a CDS encoding NAD(P)H-binding protein, yielding MIVLVAGAHGRLGSRVVGLLLRRGHRVRALVRTPAQAALLQDAGAETVVADLSQDVEWTAEGCDAAVFAAAARYRSELGSIDAGAAAKLAEAADRYDFMHFVLSSVVGADRPERRNGALGEFLAAKHYAERRLATLGLPWTVLRFGQLTERPGHGRISTVVRAGAPLTTGRDAAALAIVDALERPHLARQFVNVVDGDRRVADALDAIEPLPLPSPGPPPAGRAVPLGVAQADNPPDDPGLIFADASPLDADVEWVGDGPVPPEPLGNDDPAPGIP
- a CDS encoding redoxin domain-containing protein, producing MSFLSRDNSEASADEDAASRLPVLRRAPELIGVEPWFNTPDGEPLRLAALRDRVVLLEFWTFACVNCQRTLPFLRQMHRRYQPELTVVGLHTPEFAFEASVQNVEHAVRDQGLEYPVGVDNGFAAWNAYGIRYWPTIHLIDRAGRIRYTQIGEGNYGRTEHAIRALLAEAVDPAADREAS